The following is a genomic window from Neurospora crassa OR74A linkage group III, whole genome shotgun sequence.
GATGACACAAAGTAAAAGGGATGAGTTGCCTCAACTGCATCTCTCACAGGCAGGCAACTGAGACAGAACACCAGAAAAAGAAGCGACTACATACCAACAGAAGGGGACAAATCGCACCACGAGTTGTAGCGCACCGCTGTTTGATTAGATCGCGAGATCAGATACCATGGTTGTGGGAACATCTTGAGATGGCGAATAACAGTTGGATCCCAAAATCAGCAGTGAATGATTCACACGTCGCAGCCCAACCGCTCGCTATTATGAAGATCCCGAGATCATTAATCAGATCTGCCAGATTTCCACAATTGTTTGGTTTGGCTTTGGGAACCTATCAGGAGAGGGCCAATTTGAGGGAAACTTGGTTTTTTCTTCTGGCAAACAAGCTTCGGATCTCAATCTGGTGGTGGAGCTCATTTCCCGTCCCCCCCTTGGATCTGCTCGCTTGGTTACCCCTGGTGATGATTTCCCCCCCTTGCCGCTGGTGTTTGTTAGGTTCTTGGCGGTCATCCGCTTTGGCTGCCGCTAGAACTTTTCTTCTCTGGGTGGCTTCCATTCCTCCCACCGGAGTTCCGCTCAGGGTCTAACTTTTAGCCATCTTTCAGTGTTCTAGTGCCCTATGCCACGCTGCAATGCATCCCCGGCCCGAcccttgtttttttttttgttttgtttacGGGTCGGGTGTCCACCAGTCCACCACCCCCCCCTGCTTGGTACCTGGAACTAGCCCTGGGAAACCGCCTGTCGACATCTGATTTTGGCGCTCGCTCTTTTGCTTCGCACGTCGCGATGGAGTCATGGGAAATTCGATTGCTGGATTTAGCACACCGCGCACACTGGACCCGGCGTCGGTTGTCTGAAATGACCTGTAATTTCAGATCCGTCTCGGAACGGAATTCCCCCTTTTTATtttgggaaaagaaagagttgtcgacttttattttattgctTCACCTTCCCAGCTTcatctcttccttcctcgtctctctctctctttgtcCCTTTCGAACCAGTCCATTCGTTtatcaccaaccaaccactcTTCGCTTCCTCCCTCTACTCCAGTCTCCCCCCCGTTTTTACATATTACCATCCTATAATAATCAGCCAAAATGTCTGCCGAACAAGATCAGAGGCCCAAGTCCGCCGCTTCCTCCAAGAAGTCCGAGGATCAGCAACGGGGCCACCAACTGACCGACGACGGGCCCGTTGCCGCCGGTCACCAAGATGCCTACCACCAACTCTCGGACGACCAACCTGAGGCTGGCGCTGCCGACGGCGagcaagagcagcagcaaaaggccgacaagcccaagaaggagaaccCCCTCAAGAAGTTCATGGCCTCGCTCAAGTCACTCAACTGCGCCGGCAAGCCATCGGGCGacaagaagagcaagaagaacgGCGCTTCTCAAGAAGGTggagaggacgacgacgacaacaacacccccAACGCCAGGCCGGTGAGCCAGAGCTCGCTGGACAGCAAGAAGGTTGCTGCCGAGAAGAACGCGCCACAGATTGATGTCTCTCCCGCGGTGGAGGATAGCCACCACCAGACGGGAGAGCACGAGGGCCACAAGGAGGACGGcaaggagggtgaggagaagaaggagcaggaCAATGAGAAGATTGCCAGCCCAGTTGACGCGCACCCGCCTGCGTTGACGACTACTGCTATCAGTGCTACGCCCCCGACTCTTTAGGTatgtttctttctcttttatacctactaatgTGGTGTTGAGAAGGGTTGGtgctaacaaacaaaaatGCAGGTGCTGAAAAGTATCCCTTGAGTCGTTGAACGGTGTTATCTGTACCAGTCAGAGCATGATACAGAAGACggggaaaacaaaaaagagaGACATTAGACAATAGACAATAAGCTGCATGGACGGGTGTTAAAAGGTCGGGGTGCACTTTAAACACAAGGCACATatacacacatacacaaGCAACAGCAGATgttggagggagagggagataCACTGTACGATTTTTGGACACGGAAATCTGTTtcagagagaggaagagagaggctggagagagggaagggggaacgACGTCGGACGTGCACGCACGGGGAGTGGGCTGGAgtttgccttttttttccttttttttctttctggcTTTTGTTTGGCTTTTagcagcatcaccaccacccgatACCGACACCATCACCGCTGGCTTACATCCTCCTCTGGCTTTTTGCTcattactacctacctacctcacctACAGTATACTTCCCGTTTCGATACCCTCCggcaatcatcatcatcatcctttcGATTAATGCCCTGCTTATGTACCCTCTATCTAGTtgagttggagaagaagcgaaCAAATAGTAGTAAGCGgttaatttaattccttaCAGTTGGTGTTTCAATGATGACTGTTCTGCTTTCGTGTCTTGATTTCGGGTTTCTTGAGTATTTGTTTGAGCCGGAATGAATGTGGGTTTCCGTTTCGTGGTGTCTTTAGGCTGAGTAAGCACGGGTCACAGTGAAATATTTCCTGGATTTCGTTGCGGTGGACTCGGTGCGGTTACTTGGGACTTACCACAAAAGCCGCGATGCGTGTTGGGAGTTAGGTTGAGAGGGCTCCGCTATGTTGTAATTGACATTTTCAACTGATTGATGACTGGGAAGACAATGCGGAATGCAATAAGGGAGGTAAGTGGTCGACAATGACGTTCTGTAGAGGAATTATGTTCTTTTCTCAGTCATGAGAATATAGTAACTGGACCAAAGCCGAATAACATCAACCAATAAGATGGCGTGGTGGCAGAGTGGTCTAATGCGCAAGACTAGAAATCTTGTTCCTTCGGGAGCGTCTGTTCGAATCAGGCCCACGTCGCACGATGatcaccaacaacctctttttttttccttaatTCTTTCTAACTTTTTTGCTTTGGTGTTCATTcccagttttttttttttttttttcgctctcttgcttccttcttcttcgcttttGTTCACTTTTGGCATACACCTTTTGTGTAGAAACAAGTGAACAGACATAACTTGATATGGTGGGTCCACACAACTTTTGCTACTTGTCTACGAAGCAACGAAGTCGGTCGGACTTTTCGCCTCTGCTTTCAACAATCCAATTGTTTACATGCCCCTTTTCCCTGCAGCTGTTCTCATATACCGTCAACTCCCACACACAGTCCTGCCATTCCcacttcctctctttccctcccccctAATTATTCACCTTACAAGTTATAAGTAATCGCTACGTTCGCAAAACACCTCGTATCCGTTGGCACGTCCACATGTTGATCCGACTAGGTACTCAATCCACACATTACCCAGGTATTCCAATTATCATCTGGATCGACCTCAGTGTACGCGTGTCCGCTGTGGACATGACTCTCGCAGGTAGGAACACATTGCGTTGGAGGGGCTGCCAGGGCGgcttgtgtgtgtgtgaggaggatggaagtGAAAGCATTAAAGAGATTCATGGTTGACTTGTTTTTGAGAGTTGAGGCTGATTTGAGTTACGGGGCTTGATGATGTGGTGTACTGACGGCGTTGATATCTGCTTAATTTGTTCAACGTCACTCGTTCACTGTGAACGGACATTCCCCTCTCCCACTCATGCATCTTTCTCTGTCCAGATGAGGTCGATTCTCGAAGATTGTTTTCTTCCTAAAGCGGCGATTTACTATTTTCCATTGCGAAAAACAACTATTCTCCTTCCCAGGTAACTTTTCTCCTTCAGCCCTTCTCCATCACCAATctacatcatcaccacccctTTGATCCTTCCACCTTCCCTTTCATACCTAACTCCTTCTTTCCCCACAAATTCCTAGTTGAACCTGCTAAAGAACTCCCAAGTGTTCCTCGGCGCAAACGGGTCGTTCTGTCCCGGATCCCTCTGACTCGGATTATGATCTCCGCCATGCACCACCCACACCACGTCCTTACCCTGTTGACATCCCTGATACTCAACCCTCGTAGACCGTCCCCCACTACCAGGCTGCACTTCCCCGTTTGCCGGCTGACACCCATTGTTCCTCACGAACCGATCTCTCAACTGTCTTCCCATCGCCACATTCAGCACGCCGTCGGACGTTCCGTGTTGCGCGTAGTACGCCACCGGATCATTCCCGCCCGCGCAGCCAGAAAGCTGCGCGCCAGAGATGACAGCGACGGCACGGACTTTGTTCGCCCGCGAGCACGCCAGGCTGAAACtcatgccgccgccgtaggAGAAGCCCGTGCTGAAGACGAGGTTGGTGTCGATGCACAGCCCGTCGCTCACGGTTTGCAGAATGTTGTCGAAAAAGGAGACGTCCTCCCCGTTCTGGTTCGCCCAGCCCGCGTTCAACCCGTCCGGAACCACGTAGATGGCACTCTTGCTCGTGTCGAGGGGCGGCAGGCCGTAGTAAGGCAGGACGCCGCCGCGGTTGGGGTCTTCGCCCTGAATGATCTTTTGCATGGAGCTGCCGAGGGGGTGccagaggaagatgaggcgGTAGGGGTTGTTTTGGTTGTAGTTGTCCGGAAGCCGGACGGTGTAGCGACGCGATTTGccgttgatgttggtggtgacggTTTGGCCGTTGCGGAGGGTGGGACCTTTACCGCagccggaggagggggcggcggcggcgatggcggggagggcagagaggaggagaaggagaaaagtgGTGAGGCGGGAGTGAAGGCCTGCCATTTTCGGAGGCTGGCTTGTTGAGGCTGAGAAAACGAGGTGGAATGAGTTGGATGGGTTGCTCTGGTTGGATGCATGGGGAGTGAGTGTTGAAGGAGTGGAGGGGGTTTTATACATCTTTGTTGTCGCCGTCAGTTCATGTTGACTTGACTTTGGTGGTTGAACTTGATCTCATTCACCAGCTTACATTCTCTTCCCATTCCTCAACCCAAGTCGTTCTCCTTTCACAGAAACAACTGCCGAATTCTTGTTCCTTCATTACGAAACAGCATTGACCGATCATCAAGCTTGGCGTCAAAGCGAGGCGTCAGGCGAACCTATAGGTTTTGATATTCGGAGGAAAAGTCATAGCCAAGGCCAATTCAAAGCATGGATGTGTCGACGGAGGTCACGGTGGTTGACATGCACATACCGGATCCGGTTCACGGAGTTGTCACCGTCGACCAAACGGTAAGTGCCAAGTCCTCGAAACCCGGCATGAGTGGTACCACAACCGGTAAAAGTGTTTACTGCAACCTTCCCCATGTTTTGAACATCTGTGATGATACTGTGAGGTTGAAACAAGATGCGCGCCAATAGGAATGGGGTTAGTACCCCGGGGCTAAGGTGTGATCCTGGGAGGTGTTGGAATCAGCTGCCTCTACGTGCGCCTTTCGGTCAACTTCCACGTGGACAAATGATGGAAAGGGTATCTATCGTGCAAAAGTTGTCTGACTCTTAGTTCGAGAGTCTTGCAGTGTACAATGGTGAGTGTTCCAAGGTGTGCCGAGGTCCTGATGCCCCTCGGTAACACTTCCATGGTTGCCCGGTCTACCTCCAGTCAACGCGATCATTGAATGACATGGAGCTTACTCCCAGCCAAACCACACACGCCAAACCTGAACAGTTCAGCATCCTCCTTGAATCGCTCCGCATATTTGGCCTTCAACTCTTCTACATCCCAGTTAGCCCAAACAAAGCGGCCATGGATGAATCTCGCCTCCTTGGTGGTTGCCCAGACAGCAAAGTCAGCTGGCAGCGAGACTGTATTTCACCTTTTGTCAGAAATCTTCTTTCAAAAAAGCATGCGATTGTTGGAAAAGACTTACTATCATCAAACGGTAGGACACTCTTTTCCACGCCGAGCCCCTGCCACAACTCCGAGTAGATTGTTCCCGGATGAATGCTCACCACCTGCATCTTCTCCGGGTCTGACCGTTGAGCAATGTACCTAAAGAAGAGGCCAGCAGTGGCCTTGGTGAAGCCGTACTCTGGGCTGGAGGAGAGAGCGGGCGAGTACTCGGGAAAGCTTATGTGGGCAGAGGCAGTGGAAATGTTGATGAGGAACTGTTCTCTGCGTCAGCCGTGCCATTCTTCTCATTCCTCCAACTCCAGCAATCATCATTCgcacaaacaaacaaacaaacaaaccgaCCTTCTGCCTTTCCTTCCCCTGCTTCATAAAAAGCTCGGTATATCTCATCGGTCCCCTGAGGTTCGCTTCGAGTTTGGCCCAAATCTCAACTGTCGTCCTGCCCCCGTCCTCACACAGGCCCCCGGCCGCCATCTCCCCAACCGCATTCAAGATAAGcacatccaccacctctccttcctctcccaaCTTTTTCCACAAGACGTCAATCTCCTCCATGTTCGCCGCATCGGACTTCTCGCTGACTACTTCCGTCTGCTTTCCGAGCTCCTTGGCGTGCTGGCGGAGAAGACCAACGGCTTCGTCGAGTCTTTCCTGCCTTCGACCCGTGATGATGACCTTGGAAGCGGAAGCAGTGACAAACGACTTGGCCATTGCGAAGCCGATGCCGGCCGTGGCGCCGGTGATGAGAACTGTCTTCCCGGCttgggagagaagggggTTAAGGGCTGGGTTAATGGCCGGGTAGGAAGAGGTATGCATGGTGGGCACAATATCTGTGACGGAAGGGTCGAAAGTTGGGGTTACCCAGGGAAGGCCGAATATGGTGGGAATCTCCATATcgctggtgttggtggtggtggtgatggcatGGCTGCTGGAGCCGTtggtggttgaggaggacATGATGACGGTGCTCTTTGTGGTGATGATACAACCTGGAAGTTGAACCAAGTGATGAGTTATGGTCTCCGAGAACTTTTGCTTTTATCCATCTGTCGTATCAATCCTCAGCTGCCGAACACCACGTCGTTGGATCCGGCCAACTCATCGCACTAAACTCCATCGTGACGCTTCCACACTGTGTCGTTGCAAGGCGCGCCAGACCCTTAGACCCATTTGCGTGGATCGTCGTTTCATTGCTGCGACGTGGATTGGGGTGCCCGCCGTCGTGGAACAGGGGGCAGGCGTCGTTGGCGTAGAGGTCGATGGAGCCCAGTCCGGAGCCAAGCCAGGGGTCCAGTTGTCTTGGGCTAGGTGGTCCGAGGTCGTTGTGTATCAAGAGCACGACGATGCCGGTTtcgcggaggaggagttgggtCGAAGTATGCTGCCGCAGTTGAGATAGGCGGGGAAGTTCATTGGTGTCATTGACTTCCGATTATACCTCTATGTTACATATCTGTTTTCGACttgcaccaacaccaccggtCCGCCGTTGGTGGTTTGAGAGTCAGCTAATCTTTTTCCTACTTTTCGCgcgtgtagaggtaggattCGATGGAACAGAGCCATTCCGTACCGTTTTCGCGGAGAGGGTCTTTGACCCGAAGGGTCCACTCCGGAAGTCCTCCGGCTGCTACCTCGGCGTTGATGTACGGATCCGGTCTTGCGGTAAGGTAGATGTCGGCTTCGGGTGCTGGGCGAAAAGAACTCGTCTAGGGCAAAAACTCCGTCAAGtaatccctaatatatataagaaaaacACGGCGTTGAAGCCCATGGCCTTGATCTTTGGAAGACGTCGAACCGTATTCCTGGactgggtagaggtagccgcCAGGGATGGAACTCGCCgcaaaagaggaagatgcgTTCGTTTCGGATAATTGTAGGGAATATTTGTCCCATCGAACCTGTAGGGAGGTCAGATTTGGCTGGGGTTCCAGTTACTCATCTTGAGTTTACATACCGTGCACATCACCGATCGAAATTGTTGGTGTCATCCTGTCCATATGCTGGGCCGTCAATGCACAAATTTGGTAGAACCAAAGCAGCAACACAGCGTTGGATCCATACATGTATCGGGACCCTCATCGCGAAATGCAACTGCCGACCGGGTGGTCTCCGTTCGAGACGAGAACCGCGGGCCGGCGCCGTTCGGGTTGAAGGAACTATCCGCCGCTAGATTGGCCGAAACTCCACTTGGttttagtgtagtgtacttcGGAGCGGGACGACGACGGGAGGGGAACAGAATTGGGCGGCGATGTTCAAATTGCTTGGCTTTTTTCGGCTTTGCTCTTGGCTCTCCGGTGTTTGTTCGGGATTCCCATTTCTGGTCGAACATCAGTGGACATTTGAGTGAAAAGAATCCATGGTGATATCGATCAGATATCCTCTCTGCATCCGAGTCAAAATGACAATTCCACCTCGCATCCGGTGATCGTCATGTTTCTCGTACCATATTTCCCCGAGCCATTTCCATGTCTTTGGTGGTGACCGTCCCCGCCTGAATGATAACACGCAGGCAGTCTTCACCTCCACCACTCCCCGATTTGTAGGTAGCCGCGATACTTTCCTCGGAATACGTCATTATAAGTTCATTTTTCCAAAGATAACAGTCGGTGTGTTTGGTTCTGTTTCCATTTCCTTTCGAGTAGACGAGGATCAAAATCGGGTCGGTTGATTTCAAGCATGGAATAAAACATGATAAACATGCGATGATGAGCATGGATGTCGGAAAGTTCAGGAACTTATCCCAAACAATACTCGATGCTGCCCCCCGCacgattgattgattgattgccGTGGGTTGCCCGCATGAGAATGGTCGCTTAGTATGTTCTGCACAGGAGCATCCAATCCGGGCCAATGCGATTGCTTAATTCAGCGGTGTTGCGGATGTTCGCTTCGTCGAGCCGGTGTACCTTCCTGCCCTGGATACCCAAGGTAGGATGTTGACATGTGATTGAGGGTGCTGCTGGAAGGAATTCCTACGGTGTTCGTCCACAGAGTTGCAGTGGACACATGCAGCGTGAAAGGTAGTAGCAATGGGGGGTGGTAGCACTGGGCGGGTACACTGTAGAGAATGCGAGAGGAATGTGTGAATGGGGGTGCATGAGAGGACGAACTGGTGCATGGGCTCAACGACAATGAAGATGGCGGTGacctttacctacctatgatCATGAAATtcatgttgatgttgatgttgtgggCAGTGAggtggaagaaaaggggaaacaacaacaaagtaCCTCAAAAGGACAGCATCCAATTCTCTCACGAACCCGGCTGTTGGAAATACCACTAGCATTGCTGCAGTGCCGACAAAAACACACAGAAAAAAGCAAGAAAGCAGCAACAAAAACATGGGAATAATGACTGGTATATCCAAACACAACAGTAGTCTAAAACTAGTAGTAaaacccatccatctccttcgTGTACAACATTGCTACAggtaaataggtaattatttgattccatcccatctttcATCTTTCTCAAGCACTCTTCCCACCCTTAGCCAAGCCGACCTTGGGCGCGATAAACCTCACAAACTCCTCAATATCATCCAAAAAGTTCTCGGGCTCCTGCAGCGCCGCAAAGTGTCCACCCACCTCATGCTCCTTGTAATACGCCAACCGGTCCCCAAACAACTTCTTCCCCCACGTCCTCGGCAGGGTACCAATCTCGACCGGGAACGCCGAGTACCCAAACGGCTTTTGCACGCTCAAGCTCTCCTGCACGACGGCCGTCGCCCCAATGGCCGGCACGAGACTGCGGTAGCTCCACATGGTTCTCGGGAAGCACCCACTGAACCAGTAGAGCGATACGCCATCGAGGATCGTGTCCAGCGACAGCGGGCGGGAGCCGCCGTGTTTTCTGTTGTCAGACCACTCGATGAACTTCTCGCCCATCCACGCGAGCATGGCGACGGGGTTGGTGCTGAGCGTCAAGGCAATGGTGGACGGCCGCGTGCCGTGCTCATAGGCGTATGCCGACCCTTGCTTGATCCACGCATTGGTGCCCGTCAGGAGCTTCTCCTCGCGCTCAGTCAGGGGCTCTTGCTGACACGCGGCGAACTGGTCCGGGGTGAACATGAACATGTTGAGGTGCGAAGTCTTGCAGGCGTCGTGGTTGTTGGCCATGGCGCGGGCGAGGGCGTACCCGACATCGCCGCCCTGGGCGACGTAGCCGGTGCTGCCGAAGCCGAGGGACAGCATGAGCTCGTTCATGGCTTCCGCCGCAAACTCCATGTTCAACTCTTGGAGGGCCGAGTCGTTGGGACGAGAGGAGAAGCCGTAATCGGGGATGGAAGGGACGATGACGTGGTAGGGGAGCGTTTCGGGAGTGTACCGCGAGCGGAGGATGTCCAGCATCGGGACGAACTCCAAGAAGGAGCCTGGCCAGCCGTGcatgaagatgatgggaaTGGCATCCTTgcggagggagaagagggcggCAAAGTGTAGGTCAAATGTCTGGCCGGAGGTAGGGCCGACGACGGTTTGCTTATACTGGGGGAAGGAGTTGATGAAGGTTTCCTGGGCCCGCCAGTCATACGTGTTGAGCCAGTAGTCCCGGGCCTGGATCAGCCAGTCGCGTGTGATGCCAAATTTGCCCGTGGCAGCGTTGGCGTGCTGGTTGTAGAACTGCTCTGGGGGAATGATGGCTTGCTGGATGAGGGACCGGAACTGGGCGAGGTCGGACTCGGCAACGTTGATACGGAAAGGGGTTGGTTGCACCTTGACGCCCGCGGGCAGGGTGGAAAACGTGGGTGAGACAGAGCCCATTGTGGGTGTTTGTGGATGCTTGGTTACCCAAAATGGaaaaaagtaaacaaaggcCTGGTGTTGTGTGATTTGTTCACACTGACTGATGTAATAATGACGAGCACGCCACACACGGATGGAAGACTGGGATAATCCAGGGACAAGAGACAaacaaaaaagcaaaaaagaaagtgTCTGATGGCGTTTATATCGAGTTTCTGAGAAGGCcctttggtggtggagatgggtAATGACTAGTTTCCTTTGTGGATAAACGTCTCTAATAGTGTAATGGATACTGGGAGCTATGAATCCCCTCACTGGCTCACTCAACGGGTGGAAGGGGTGGGTTTGACGTCCGACTTATACACTATTCGAGTTTAACGCCATCGCCCGAAAGGTCCATGAAGGGGGGTTCCATTCTCGGAGAGTAGGTAATCTCTTGTTCATCATTATCACTTTTGAGTCCTTTTCAGGAGGCGTGCCGAGCGTATCTGCCAGCCGCCGTCCATGGTCAGCATGAGGGAGAAGGTTCTCTTGGGGGTCTGGTTGTATGCCGAACCATACCCCCCGACTTGGGCGATTTTCATGACCCTTCTTGACCACCCGAACCGAACAAGACGCATGGTCCAAAGGTGTAGGGGTGGAGATATGCGTAGTGGGCACTTGACAATGAACGACCCATTTTTTCTTGTCATTCCCCACGTTTGCCAACATAAACTCGCATTGGTTAGATTAGGTTGCTTGGGCCAGTTTCCCTTTTTGGTGGGTGTCACCGGCGACGACTCCGGCCACCACAAAAGAtagtgtggtgtggtgtagAGCCTGGATACCTCGGCCACTTGGTTTCTGCGGTCGGCAGCCTTTCCATCCTTTCCTCCACTTGGCCATCTGCCCctagggagggaggaggtacCCTACCCGAACCGACCCGACCCGTTGTAGACTTGTGTACCACAGGACATAGTCTAGGTACTAAGACAGGTCCACAGGGATCTCGCAAGCCTCTATCCAAACATTTCGAAGAGTCATGGAGACCCTGGATACTTTAACCGAACGGCTGCGAACTGGTCACTCGTGGGTAGTCAGGGATTGGGCCAAGATCCAGACAAATCCAACATGAATTTTGGGACCTTTTTGGGTGTTGCAAAAGACTGGACCGGCGTCAGCTCCGACGAGGAAACACGCCTTCGGAAGCAACAGACATTGGGTAATTGATGGGTGTAAGCACCAAGTCGTCAAAAAGGCGGTCGATGAAAAAGGCTGCCACCTTGAGACGACGGCGCGAACGCGAGGCAGGCGAGATCATCGATCCCCCACAAGCGCAATACGGCCGCAGTATGTCCACACATGTTGATACCATCCAGGGGACCACGATAGACGGCATGACGTGTCACTGGAGCTGTGATTGAGAGGGACTCGAACCGCACCCTGGGTTTGGAAAACAAGAGTTGCCAATGATACACCAAGGATCCGTTGGCAAGTGGGTCAATCCCGACAAAAGGATCATGTCGGTTCCGTCGTGATGGAACTTCGCGTGCAAAGCACGAGGTGGTTgattaggtacctctaccataGGTGCCAAGTTCGCAGCTCGCTTGCAGCGGTTGGCTTGGGGACGCCGTTCCTGCTgctgtatgtatgtactcCTGTGTGTTGTACCTCGGGGAGCATCATGCACCGAAGCTTTCACGTCGAAGATCTTCATGACGGACTGCTCGTGAACGCATCATGACGATTGGCCTAAACCGACCGGCACTTCCACCGGACCAACTATCAGCAAGCGTTTAGGAGCCAATGAGTGCCGCGAATTGATTACCGTTCCATTCTAGTGAAAAACGGGTGCACACTACTTTCCTTTGCGTCTCTTGTGTGTTGAGGAGGCGAAGAAATGCGCATTCCCGTCGATACTATCGCAAACTCGGCTGTCATGCCATCCTTGACATGGGCGAAGATGAACATGCGCCAATATCACGGAACCTTGTTTCCGCATATCAGTGTCAGCCCATTTTGACTTCAGTTGCGGTCAGGCAGACAGTAGTACGGCAGCGACCCAACACCGCTTCCATACGAGCGCGCCCATATTCCGTACCCATTCCGCCCCTGAGCCTGAGCCCTTTAGGTCGTCCCTATCGCGTTGCATCGGGAAGCGGTGTTGAGCGGGGGAATACTACAGAAGACGTGGTGGAGAAGGGCAACTGCAGTTACAAGCAGGTTTCGGTTGCGAGACCGATAGTCCCCAGATCTACAGTCAGCTTCGGCAAATGAACAAGGAAGACCTCGATCTTCATCTGCCGGTGCAGCTAGGCGATGGCAAGCTCGCAAGGTCATCCTGGTGGCGGCGCAGGCTCCGTGATCAACACCCTGGATCTACATCGTACTTGTTCAGCCCGTCGACAATGGAGACCGGTGAACAGTCGAACGGCGCATGTATTGGGTATATGATAGGTTGTAAATAGCACGTATTCTCCATGTCCAGCCTTGTCTCAGCTCTGCTGAATGatcttctccatctcctcgggGTCCTTGGGTGCTGTCGTGAGGTTGTACGTGCCGTCCTTGGTGATGACCAGGTTGTCCTCGATTCTGCATAACAACGACAAAATTAGCATTCGCCCTTTCCATACCATACACGCGAACAAATCACAGTCGACATACCtcacaccaccaacatcccAGTACTTCTCCAGCACATCAGCATTGATGTACTTGCTGTGCTTTGGGTCCTTCAAGAACGGCTCAATGATAAAGTTGCAGAAATAGATACCGGGCTCCACGGTGATCACGCTGCCAGCTGGGAGACGACCGCGGACGCGGAGGTAGCGGAACATGGTGTCCTTGTCGGCATAGTTGGGGTTGCCGCCGGTATCGTGGGTGTCCATGCCCAGGTAGTGACCCAGACCGTGAGGGAAGAAAGCAACGCTCGTCCTGCTCTCGAGAATCTCATCCTTGTCGCCCTGGAGAATGCCGATCTGGAGAAGGCCGTCGATGGCAATCTTGTGCGCAAGGAGGTGAACGTCATCCCAGAGCACACCCTCCTTCA
Proteins encoded in this region:
- a CDS encoding epoxide hydrolase, which codes for MGSVSPTFSTLPAGVKVQPTPFRINVAESDLAQFRSLIQQAIIPPEQFYNQHANAATGKFGITRDWLIQARDYWLNTYDWRAQETFINSFPQYKQTVVGPTSGQTFDLHFAALFSLRKDAIPIIFMHGWPGSFLEFVPMLDILRSRYTPETLPYHVIVPSIPDYGFSSRPNDSALQELNMEFAAEAMNELMLSLGFGSTGYVAQGGDVGYALARAMANNHDACKTSHLNMFMFTPDQFAACQQEPLTEREEKLLTGTNAWIKQGSAYAYEHGTRPSTIALTLSTNPVAMLAWMGEKFIEWSDNRKHGGSRPLSLDTILDGVSLYWFSGCFPRTMWSYRSLVPAIGATAVVQESLSVQKPFGYSAFPVEIGTLPRTWGKKLFGDRLAYYKEHEVGGHFAALQEPENFLDDIEEFVRFIAPKVGLAKGGKSA
- a CDS encoding fungal cellulose binding domain-containing protein, whose amino-acid sequence is MAGLHSRLTTFLLLLLSALPAIAAAAPSSGCGKGPTLRNGQTVTTNINGKSRRYTVRLPDNYNQNNPYRLIFLWHPLGSSMQKIIQGEDPNRGGVLPYYGLPPLDTSKSAIYVVPDGLNAGWANQNGEDVSFFDNILQTVSDGLCIDTNLVFSTGFSYGGGMSFSLACSRANKVRAVAVISGAQLSGCAGGNDPVAYYAQHGTSDGVLNVAMGRQLRDRFVRNNGCQPANGEVQPGSGGRSTRVEYQGCQQGKDVVWVVHGGDHNPSQRDPGQNDPFAPRNTWEFFSRFN